A single genomic interval of Rosistilla ulvae harbors:
- a CDS encoding type I polyketide synthase: MNNDSEPHSAQATEAVAIIGLAGRFPGADDAPTFWNNLAAGLSGVTDVPAGHNPNSSLPSHPNYVPRAAVVKDADFFDAQFFGIYPKQAVDMDPQHRLFLEMAWHAMENAGYVPDAAPGRVGVFAGCHMNTYIFTRLAADAEFRESLADSYPGGSLTAEISNDKDYLATRVAYQLNLRGPSVAVQSACSTSLVAISQACENLMARSCDMAISGGVTVTFPQQQGYLHTEDSILSPDGSCRTFDADACGTIFGDGVGAVVLKRLSDAIADRDDIYAVIRGWGVNNDGGDKMGYTAPSVSGQSTAIKLAHRRAGITADTISYVEAHGTGTLVGDPIEVNALTEAFRETTDKKQFCRIGSLKTNVGHLDVAAGVSSVIKTSLALRHRQIPPMLHFKSPNPKIDFANSPFIVNDKLTDWESPTGPRRAGVSAFGVGGTNAHLVIEEAPASESLASPRPCHLIRLSARSLAALDQMSDDLAQHLADNNDLNLADVSHTLQVGRKTFRHKRVVVASDLAEAVETLRSRSPKQAPTVDNRATATPIAFLFPGQGSQHIDMARALYETEPVFAEHLDACAECLTPHLDLDLRTLVFPAADAPPTDRLDQTEIAQPALFMISWALGKWWQSLGVQPTTLIGHSVGEFAAAALAGVMSMEDAARLVALRGRLMQSLPAGSMMAVQLSEERLQPLLSESLEIAAINGPAFCVVSGPSEAVTAFAAEIEAGRHGEGIACRTLRTSHAFHSRMMDAAIEPFEQEVRKIELHPPTIPIVSSVTALPMDAATATDPVYWARQIREPVRFSDALAALIAQHSGDLVLLEVGPNQALSTLARQQPLDTNRQHVLSSLPHVSQTATDTRFTVTTIGRLWQQGVTLDWTKVYAGELRSRLHLPMYRFERQRYSFETDLQRGKTDREQSLAASTEKPATSDPKPQPQPSPQPAAKVAAEPPVAQQAATAVPQQPLPTHTTSVAQTVIQQQMQLMNQQMALLNQTRRT; encoded by the coding sequence ATGAACAATGATTCGGAACCACACTCCGCTCAAGCAACCGAAGCTGTTGCCATCATTGGTCTCGCCGGGCGGTTTCCTGGCGCGGACGATGCTCCAACGTTCTGGAACAATCTGGCGGCGGGACTCAGCGGCGTAACCGACGTCCCGGCGGGGCACAACCCGAACAGCAGCCTGCCGTCGCATCCGAATTACGTTCCGCGAGCCGCGGTCGTCAAAGACGCCGACTTCTTCGACGCCCAGTTCTTCGGCATCTATCCCAAGCAAGCTGTCGACATGGATCCGCAGCATCGCTTGTTCTTGGAGATGGCCTGGCACGCGATGGAAAACGCCGGCTACGTCCCCGATGCAGCTCCCGGCCGCGTCGGTGTGTTTGCCGGTTGCCACATGAACACTTACATCTTCACGCGACTGGCTGCCGATGCGGAGTTCCGCGAGTCGTTGGCCGATTCGTATCCCGGCGGCAGCTTGACCGCGGAGATCTCCAACGACAAAGACTATCTCGCCACGCGAGTCGCCTACCAATTGAACTTACGTGGCCCAAGCGTCGCCGTTCAGTCGGCTTGTTCGACTTCGCTGGTGGCGATCTCGCAAGCTTGCGAAAACCTGATGGCCCGTTCGTGTGACATGGCGATCAGCGGCGGAGTGACCGTCACGTTTCCGCAGCAGCAGGGGTATCTGCACACCGAAGACTCGATCCTTTCACCCGATGGATCGTGTCGCACCTTCGACGCCGACGCCTGCGGGACGATCTTTGGCGACGGAGTTGGTGCCGTCGTGCTGAAACGGTTGAGCGATGCGATCGCCGATCGCGACGACATCTATGCCGTGATCCGCGGCTGGGGAGTCAATAACGACGGCGGCGATAAAATGGGCTACACCGCGCCGAGCGTCTCCGGACAATCGACAGCGATCAAACTGGCCCATCGCCGCGCGGGGATCACCGCCGATACGATCAGCTACGTCGAAGCTCACGGCACCGGCACTCTGGTCGGCGATCCGATCGAAGTCAACGCGCTCACCGAAGCGTTTCGCGAGACGACCGACAAGAAGCAGTTCTGCCGAATCGGATCGCTGAAAACCAACGTCGGGCACCTGGATGTCGCGGCGGGCGTCAGCAGCGTGATCAAAACCAGTCTGGCGCTGCGGCACCGTCAGATCCCGCCGATGCTGCATTTCAAATCGCCCAACCCTAAGATCGATTTCGCCAACAGCCCCTTCATCGTCAACGACAAACTGACCGACTGGGAATCCCCGACGGGGCCGCGCCGCGCCGGGGTCAGCGCCTTTGGTGTCGGTGGAACCAATGCCCACTTGGTGATCGAGGAAGCTCCCGCTTCCGAATCGCTGGCGTCGCCGCGTCCCTGTCATCTGATCCGACTATCGGCTCGCTCGCTGGCAGCGCTCGATCAAATGAGCGACGACTTGGCGCAACACCTTGCCGACAACAACGATCTGAATCTGGCCGACGTCAGCCACACGCTGCAAGTTGGTCGCAAGACGTTCCGCCACAAACGTGTCGTCGTTGCCAGCGACCTGGCCGAAGCTGTTGAAACGCTCCGCTCGCGCAGCCCCAAGCAGGCGCCGACCGTCGACAATCGCGCCACCGCGACACCGATTGCGTTCCTGTTCCCCGGCCAGGGATCGCAGCACATCGACATGGCCCGCGCCCTCTACGAAACCGAACCGGTCTTCGCTGAACATCTCGATGCCTGTGCAGAATGCTTGACGCCGCATCTGGATCTCGACCTTCGCACGCTCGTCTTTCCCGCCGCCGACGCCCCGCCGACCGATCGCTTGGATCAAACTGAAATCGCCCAACCGGCGCTCTTCATGATCTCTTGGGCGTTGGGAAAATGGTGGCAATCGTTAGGCGTCCAGCCGACGACGCTGATCGGGCACAGCGTTGGCGAATTCGCCGCCGCCGCCTTGGCCGGCGTGATGTCGATGGAAGATGCCGCTCGATTGGTAGCCCTTCGGGGCCGGTTGATGCAGTCGCTGCCAGCGGGTTCGATGATGGCGGTCCAATTGTCAGAGGAGCGTTTGCAGCCGTTGCTGTCAGAATCGCTCGAGATTGCGGCGATCAACGGCCCCGCGTTCTGTGTCGTTTCGGGCCCAAGCGAAGCCGTCACGGCTTTCGCCGCCGAGATCGAAGCGGGCCGGCACGGCGAAGGCATCGCCTGTCGCACGCTGCGAACCTCTCACGCATTCCATTCCCGCATGATGGACGCGGCGATCGAACCGTTCGAACAGGAAGTCCGAAAAATCGAGTTGCATCCGCCGACGATCCCGATCGTTTCTTCGGTGACGGCGCTGCCGATGGATGCCGCCACCGCGACCGATCCGGTCTATTGGGCGCGTCAGATTCGCGAACCGGTTCGCTTCTCCGACGCCTTGGCCGCATTGATCGCACAGCATTCGGGCGATTTGGTCCTCTTGGAAGTTGGCCCCAACCAAGCCTTGAGCACCTTGGCGCGGCAGCAACCGTTGGACACGAACCGCCAACATGTGCTTTCGTCGTTGCCTCATGTCAGCCAGACGGCGACCGACACAAGGTTTACGGTTACAACGATTGGACGGTTGTGGCAACAAGGCGTAACGCTCGATTGGACAAAAGTCTACGCGGGCGAATTGAGGTCGCGATTACACTTGCCTATGTATCGCTTTGAACGCCAACGGTATTCGTTCGAAACCGACTTGCAGCGTGGCAAAACCGATCGCGAACAGAGTCTTGCTGCGTCGACCGAAAAGCCAGCGACATCGGATCCCAAACCGCAACCACAACCGTCGCCGCAACCGGCCGCGAAAGTGGCTGCCGAACCGCCGGTCGCCCAACAGGCCGCCACGGCGGTTCCGCAACAACCTTTACCAACTCACACGACCAGCGTTGCCCAAACGGTGATCCAACAGCAGATGCAGTTGATGAACCAACAGATGGCGCTGCTAAACCAAACACGACGCACCTAA